Proteins co-encoded in one Lagopus muta isolate bLagMut1 chromosome 25, bLagMut1 primary, whole genome shotgun sequence genomic window:
- the LOC125684707 gene encoding uncharacterized protein LOC125684707 isoform X2 produces the protein MAGCTVQVWGIPNDLPPDRVADKLTIHFLRSRNGGGEISDVQVLPGSPAYALITFEALAVAQRILKAKNHVLCIGGKKYPLEVKAHIVKLSPDEIFVRVFMVVDYGRLPIGETLLKNLQKGYSSVQFDFDNRSTLCRVKGTFTELQAFSRDLLASLNLKSQPTGESLPSGSSHLAKNTGMYDYQQEPDSAVSASKTVKLPHWDQVCDKAADGPSPRSHVDREAVEQLEDFSLVMDSDIYLYIQRFCASEYQSILRQHHVDVVDVSSNDVTILYLQPSPGTSGDMDTLQQSRLALQHLYQQLEVSLRKEKLSKGGLNNQELRALTQELQELYPQLLCHEDGKQLDIIGNLVDVSQAKQYVQRFSTRSGASQMAGMFSSSPPSQPATSYTTEATLEKPKVPVDTLPLKLSTGKPELKAEHKLAANFSAPKISRSQCLLENQDSPLMGQAQLSGKHFSETRALDPSDPTTLAQPCQPHISTVDVISKSAAESQQDPKEWGHVKGGARLTREKSLSPFGNKEKGTLKHAEDLTDSDPSKHHSLAGTSSIFQSLSLFDTTRTSLDSKPSESRSMLRRSSSFSLPKAKEGNKPQGTGRAASGDNRVSEEMSLNSLQWSYLKYACRSAIDELCRGRVVDISERSTGDCTVLTLKAADRSKLLQAKWKVEDLVQKCPDLVCQSMSYSELAVDGPDDDALCELCSRLQGGSFQVGLSKDKYKLYLACPEDMLPGVTEAFHLFSSRRLHALKSSSLSPEPGRALSAGHPSAVQPSQDTMLDAALPNSLESLQMDLQPLDISNKTVHPEVLNAFQQLEADENRYPSLWRFPQALGREASDHIDPGAVQGRSSLLSPSIMENFSPAAPRESKEQLKTKVMLGEPDIARLKQVLPDRFQFVKDKSRVGHDDAMGQLQSPVLTADDAPHSVPTWLYKSMAPDSFQAAAEQSPAAEPRSQESNSSGRDSIQEEPNLPALQTKDTSLEQESCKTPLSQCDACQDLCITCQTPSGHALCRSCFANQPACCSSSLVAPSCKISGTFKISSLSQSLPGYFRDLTLQITYTIPNGIQGVGHPHPGEPYKGGYFLAFLPDNREGQKTAILLKKAFEEGLTFQVKSYNGEERVTWGPIPHKTSWHGGKARNGYPDAQYLHEVCTVLKKLGID, from the exons ATGGCCGGCTGCACGGTGCAGGTGTGGGGCATCCCCAACGACCTGCCCCCCGACAGGGTGGCCGACAAGCTGACTATCCACTTCCTGCGTTCCCGCAACGGTGGCGGGGAGATCAGCGATGTGCAGGTGCTGCCCGGATCCCCGGCCTACGCCCTCATCACCTTTGAGGCACTGGCAG TGGCCCAGCGTATCCTGAAGGCGAAGAACCACGTGCTGTGCATCGGTGGGAAGAAATACCCCCTGGAGGTGAAGGCGCATATAGTGAAGCTGAGCCCTGATGAG ATCTTTGTACGTGTTTTCATGGTGGTTGACTATGGTAGGCTTCCTATTGGTGAAACGCTCTTGAAGAACTTGCAGAAGGGCTACAGCAGTGTGCAGTTTGACTTTGACAACAGGAGCACACTTTGCAGAGTCAAGGGAACATTTACTGAGCTGCAGGCCTTCAGCAGAGACCTGCTGGCCAGCCTGAACCTCAAAAGCCAGCCCACTGGAGAGAGCCTGCCTTCAGGATCCAGCCATTTGGCCAAAAACACTGGAATGTATGATTACCAGCAAGAGCCTGACTCTGCTGTATCAGCATCAAAGACAGTAAAGCTGCCACACTGGGACCAAGTGTGTGATAAGGCAGCTGATGGCCCATCACCTCGAAGCCACGTGGATCGGGAAGCTGTGGAACAGCTGGAGGACTTTTCCCTGGTCATGGACTCAGACATTTACTTGTACATACAAAGGTTTTGTGCTTCTGAGTACCAAAGCATACTTCGCCAGCATCATGTAGATGTGGTGGACGTTAGCAGCAATGACGTAACCATACTGTACCTCCAACCATCTCCAGGTACATCTGGGGACATGGACACTTTGCAACAGTCCCGCCTGGCACTACAGCACCTCTACCAGCAGCTGGAAGTGAGCTTGCGCAAAGAGAAGCTCTCCAAGGGAGGACTGAACAACCAGGAACTCAGGGCTCTGACACAGGAACTGCAGGAGCTGTATCCGCAGTTGCTCTGCCATGAAGATGGGAAACAGCTTGACATTATTGGAAATCTTGTTGATGTCTCCCAGGCCAAGCAATATGTTCAACGTTTCAGCACCAGAAGTGGTGCCTCACAGATGGCTGGCATGTTCAGTAGCTCCCCACCCTCACAGCCAGCAACTTCCTACACTACAGAGGCTACACTGGAAAAGCCCAAAGTTCCTGTGGACACCTTGCCTCTAAAGCTGAGCACAGGCAAGCCAGAGCTGAAAGCTGAACACAAGTTGGCTGCCAACTTCAGTGCTCCAAAAATTAGCAGGTCTCAATGCCTTTTGGAAAATCAGGACTCCCCTCTGATGGGGCAGGCACAGCTTTCTGGAAAGCATTTCTCAGAGACACGTGCTCTGGATCCCAGTGACCCAACAACACTGGCACAGCCATGCCAGCCTCATATCTCTACAGTGGATGTCATTTCAAAGTCAGCAGCAGAGTCTCAGCAGGACCCCAAAGAATGGGGCCATGTGAAAGGAGGGGCTAGGCTTACAAGAGagaagagtctgtctccttttggaaacaaagaaaagggcACTTTGAAGCATGCTGAGGACTTGACAGACTCAGATCCCAGCAAACACCATTCCCTTGCTGGCACATCTAGTATCTTTCAGTCTCTAAGTCTCTTTGACACAACAAGAACCTCTTTGGACTCCAAACCCTCTGAATCCAGGTCTATGCTGCGACGCTCCAGCAGCTTTTCCTTGCCAAAGGCAAAGGAAGGCAACAAGCCCCAAGGCACTGGCAGGGCAGCCAGTGGAGACAATAGGGTGAGTGAAGAAATGAGCCTGAACTCTCTGCAGTGGTCTTATCTGAAGTATGCCTGTCGCTCTGCTATTGATGAACTGTGCAGGGGCAGAGTTGTGGACATCTCAGAGCGTTCCACTGGGGactgcactgtgctcacattgAAGGCAGCAGACAGGAGCAagcttctccaagctaaatggAAGGTAGAAGATCTTGTGCAGAAGTGTCCTGACCTTGTGTGTCAGAGTATGAGCTACTCAGAGCTTGCTGTAGATGGGCCAGATGATGATGCTCTCTGCGAACTGTGCAGCCGCTTGCAAGGGGGTTCCTTCCAGGTTGGGCTCAGCAAAGACAAGTACAAGCTCTATCTTGCCTGTCCCGAAGACATGCTGCCAGGAGTGACTGAGGCCTTCCATCTGTTCTCTTCCAGGAGGCTCCATGCCCTGAAGTCTTCATCCTTGTCTCCAGAACCAGGGAGAGCTTTAAGTGCAGGGCACCCAAGTGCTGTCCAGCCAAGCCAGGACACCATGCTGGACGCAGCCCTTCCCAACAGCCTGGAGTCCCTGCAGATGGACCTGCAGCCCCTGGACATTAGCAATAAAACAGTGCACCCAGAGGTTCTAAATGCTTtccagcagctggaggctgaTGAAAACAGATACCCCAGTCTTTGGAGGTTCCCACAAGCACTGGGACGTGAGGCCAGTGACCACATAGatcctggggctgtgcagggaagaAGCAGCCTTCTCAGCCCTAGCATAATGGAAAATTTCAGTCCTGCAGCTCCTAGGGAGTCCAAGGAACAGCTGAAGACCAAAGTGATGCTGGGGGAACCTGACATTGCACGGCTAAAGCAGGTTTTGCCAGACAGGTTCCAGTTTGTGAAAGACAAGAGCAGAGTAGGCCACGATGATGCCATGGGACAACTGCAGTCACCAGTCCTCACAGCTGATGATGCTCCTCACTCCGTGCCCACCTGGCTGTACAAGAGTATGGCTCCTGATTCAttccaggctgcagctgaacaGTCACCTGCAGCTGAGCCCAGGTCCCAGGAAAGTAACAGTTCAGGCAGGGACAGCATTCAGGAGGAGCCCaacctcccagcactgcaaacaAAAGACACCAGCCTTGAACAGGAAAGCTGCAAGACTCCTCTGAGCCAGTGTGATGCTTGCCAGGACTTATGCATCACATGCCAGACCCCCTCTGGTCATGCCTTGTGCAGGTCATGTTTTGCAAACCAGCCAGCTTGCTGCAGTTCCTCCTTGGTTGCCCCCAGCTGCAAGATCTCAGGGACTTTCAAGATATCCTCTTTGTCACAGAGCTTGCCTGGCTACTTCCGAGACCTGACACTCCAAATTACCTACACCATCCCCAATGGCATTCAAGGG gTCGGTCATCCTCATCCAGGAGAGCCTTACAAAGGGGGATATTTCTTAGCGTTCCTGCCTGACAACAGGGAAGGGCAGAAGACAGCAATTCTGctgaagaaagcatttgagGAAGGGCTGACATTTCAAGTCAAGTCCTACAATGGAGAAGAAAGAGTGACATGGGGCCCTATCCCACACAAAACCTCCTGGCATGGAGGCAAAGCCAG GAACGGCTATCCAGATGCCCAGTATCTCCATGAGGTTTGTACTGTCCTGAAGAAATTGGGCATTGACTGA
- the LOC125684707 gene encoding uncharacterized protein LOC125684707 isoform X1 — MCRCCPDPRPTPSSPLRHWQVMIGPWGAARVSTRYPQPRSHGSAASRPAGAVLVPVVFPHTVAQRILKAKNHVLCIGGKKYPLEVKAHIVKLSPDEIFVRVFMVVDYGRLPIGETLLKNLQKGYSSVQFDFDNRSTLCRVKGTFTELQAFSRDLLASLNLKSQPTGESLPSGSSHLAKNTGMYDYQQEPDSAVSASKTVKLPHWDQVCDKAADGPSPRSHVDREAVEQLEDFSLVMDSDIYLYIQRFCASEYQSILRQHHVDVVDVSSNDVTILYLQPSPGTSGDMDTLQQSRLALQHLYQQLEVSLRKEKLSKGGLNNQELRALTQELQELYPQLLCHEDGKQLDIIGNLVDVSQAKQYVQRFSTRSGASQMAGMFSSSPPSQPATSYTTEATLEKPKVPVDTLPLKLSTGKPELKAEHKLAANFSAPKISRSQCLLENQDSPLMGQAQLSGKHFSETRALDPSDPTTLAQPCQPHISTVDVISKSAAESQQDPKEWGHVKGGARLTREKSLSPFGNKEKGTLKHAEDLTDSDPSKHHSLAGTSSIFQSLSLFDTTRTSLDSKPSESRSMLRRSSSFSLPKAKEGNKPQGTGRAASGDNRVSEEMSLNSLQWSYLKYACRSAIDELCRGRVVDISERSTGDCTVLTLKAADRSKLLQAKWKVEDLVQKCPDLVCQSMSYSELAVDGPDDDALCELCSRLQGGSFQVGLSKDKYKLYLACPEDMLPGVTEAFHLFSSRRLHALKSSSLSPEPGRALSAGHPSAVQPSQDTMLDAALPNSLESLQMDLQPLDISNKTVHPEVLNAFQQLEADENRYPSLWRFPQALGREASDHIDPGAVQGRSSLLSPSIMENFSPAAPRESKEQLKTKVMLGEPDIARLKQVLPDRFQFVKDKSRVGHDDAMGQLQSPVLTADDAPHSVPTWLYKSMAPDSFQAAAEQSPAAEPRSQESNSSGRDSIQEEPNLPALQTKDTSLEQESCKTPLSQCDACQDLCITCQTPSGHALCRSCFANQPACCSSSLVAPSCKISGTFKISSLSQSLPGYFRDLTLQITYTIPNGIQGVGHPHPGEPYKGGYFLAFLPDNREGQKTAILLKKAFEEGLTFQVKSYNGEERVTWGPIPHKTSWHGGKARNGYPDAQYLHEVCTVLKKLGID; from the exons ATGTGCAGGTGCTGCCCGGATCCCCGGCCTACGCCCTCATCACCTTTGAGGCACTGGCAGGTAATGATTGGGCCCTGGGGCGCTGCCCGAGTGTCAACCCGTTATCCTCAGCCCCGGTCACATGGGAGTGCCGCTTCTCGGCCTGCCGGGGCCGTGCTGGTGCctgttgtttttccccacaCAGTGGCCCAGCGTATCCTGAAGGCGAAGAACCACGTGCTGTGCATCGGTGGGAAGAAATACCCCCTGGAGGTGAAGGCGCATATAGTGAAGCTGAGCCCTGATGAG ATCTTTGTACGTGTTTTCATGGTGGTTGACTATGGTAGGCTTCCTATTGGTGAAACGCTCTTGAAGAACTTGCAGAAGGGCTACAGCAGTGTGCAGTTTGACTTTGACAACAGGAGCACACTTTGCAGAGTCAAGGGAACATTTACTGAGCTGCAGGCCTTCAGCAGAGACCTGCTGGCCAGCCTGAACCTCAAAAGCCAGCCCACTGGAGAGAGCCTGCCTTCAGGATCCAGCCATTTGGCCAAAAACACTGGAATGTATGATTACCAGCAAGAGCCTGACTCTGCTGTATCAGCATCAAAGACAGTAAAGCTGCCACACTGGGACCAAGTGTGTGATAAGGCAGCTGATGGCCCATCACCTCGAAGCCACGTGGATCGGGAAGCTGTGGAACAGCTGGAGGACTTTTCCCTGGTCATGGACTCAGACATTTACTTGTACATACAAAGGTTTTGTGCTTCTGAGTACCAAAGCATACTTCGCCAGCATCATGTAGATGTGGTGGACGTTAGCAGCAATGACGTAACCATACTGTACCTCCAACCATCTCCAGGTACATCTGGGGACATGGACACTTTGCAACAGTCCCGCCTGGCACTACAGCACCTCTACCAGCAGCTGGAAGTGAGCTTGCGCAAAGAGAAGCTCTCCAAGGGAGGACTGAACAACCAGGAACTCAGGGCTCTGACACAGGAACTGCAGGAGCTGTATCCGCAGTTGCTCTGCCATGAAGATGGGAAACAGCTTGACATTATTGGAAATCTTGTTGATGTCTCCCAGGCCAAGCAATATGTTCAACGTTTCAGCACCAGAAGTGGTGCCTCACAGATGGCTGGCATGTTCAGTAGCTCCCCACCCTCACAGCCAGCAACTTCCTACACTACAGAGGCTACACTGGAAAAGCCCAAAGTTCCTGTGGACACCTTGCCTCTAAAGCTGAGCACAGGCAAGCCAGAGCTGAAAGCTGAACACAAGTTGGCTGCCAACTTCAGTGCTCCAAAAATTAGCAGGTCTCAATGCCTTTTGGAAAATCAGGACTCCCCTCTGATGGGGCAGGCACAGCTTTCTGGAAAGCATTTCTCAGAGACACGTGCTCTGGATCCCAGTGACCCAACAACACTGGCACAGCCATGCCAGCCTCATATCTCTACAGTGGATGTCATTTCAAAGTCAGCAGCAGAGTCTCAGCAGGACCCCAAAGAATGGGGCCATGTGAAAGGAGGGGCTAGGCTTACAAGAGagaagagtctgtctccttttggaaacaaagaaaagggcACTTTGAAGCATGCTGAGGACTTGACAGACTCAGATCCCAGCAAACACCATTCCCTTGCTGGCACATCTAGTATCTTTCAGTCTCTAAGTCTCTTTGACACAACAAGAACCTCTTTGGACTCCAAACCCTCTGAATCCAGGTCTATGCTGCGACGCTCCAGCAGCTTTTCCTTGCCAAAGGCAAAGGAAGGCAACAAGCCCCAAGGCACTGGCAGGGCAGCCAGTGGAGACAATAGGGTGAGTGAAGAAATGAGCCTGAACTCTCTGCAGTGGTCTTATCTGAAGTATGCCTGTCGCTCTGCTATTGATGAACTGTGCAGGGGCAGAGTTGTGGACATCTCAGAGCGTTCCACTGGGGactgcactgtgctcacattgAAGGCAGCAGACAGGAGCAagcttctccaagctaaatggAAGGTAGAAGATCTTGTGCAGAAGTGTCCTGACCTTGTGTGTCAGAGTATGAGCTACTCAGAGCTTGCTGTAGATGGGCCAGATGATGATGCTCTCTGCGAACTGTGCAGCCGCTTGCAAGGGGGTTCCTTCCAGGTTGGGCTCAGCAAAGACAAGTACAAGCTCTATCTTGCCTGTCCCGAAGACATGCTGCCAGGAGTGACTGAGGCCTTCCATCTGTTCTCTTCCAGGAGGCTCCATGCCCTGAAGTCTTCATCCTTGTCTCCAGAACCAGGGAGAGCTTTAAGTGCAGGGCACCCAAGTGCTGTCCAGCCAAGCCAGGACACCATGCTGGACGCAGCCCTTCCCAACAGCCTGGAGTCCCTGCAGATGGACCTGCAGCCCCTGGACATTAGCAATAAAACAGTGCACCCAGAGGTTCTAAATGCTTtccagcagctggaggctgaTGAAAACAGATACCCCAGTCTTTGGAGGTTCCCACAAGCACTGGGACGTGAGGCCAGTGACCACATAGatcctggggctgtgcagggaagaAGCAGCCTTCTCAGCCCTAGCATAATGGAAAATTTCAGTCCTGCAGCTCCTAGGGAGTCCAAGGAACAGCTGAAGACCAAAGTGATGCTGGGGGAACCTGACATTGCACGGCTAAAGCAGGTTTTGCCAGACAGGTTCCAGTTTGTGAAAGACAAGAGCAGAGTAGGCCACGATGATGCCATGGGACAACTGCAGTCACCAGTCCTCACAGCTGATGATGCTCCTCACTCCGTGCCCACCTGGCTGTACAAGAGTATGGCTCCTGATTCAttccaggctgcagctgaacaGTCACCTGCAGCTGAGCCCAGGTCCCAGGAAAGTAACAGTTCAGGCAGGGACAGCATTCAGGAGGAGCCCaacctcccagcactgcaaacaAAAGACACCAGCCTTGAACAGGAAAGCTGCAAGACTCCTCTGAGCCAGTGTGATGCTTGCCAGGACTTATGCATCACATGCCAGACCCCCTCTGGTCATGCCTTGTGCAGGTCATGTTTTGCAAACCAGCCAGCTTGCTGCAGTTCCTCCTTGGTTGCCCCCAGCTGCAAGATCTCAGGGACTTTCAAGATATCCTCTTTGTCACAGAGCTTGCCTGGCTACTTCCGAGACCTGACACTCCAAATTACCTACACCATCCCCAATGGCATTCAAGGG gTCGGTCATCCTCATCCAGGAGAGCCTTACAAAGGGGGATATTTCTTAGCGTTCCTGCCTGACAACAGGGAAGGGCAGAAGACAGCAATTCTGctgaagaaagcatttgagGAAGGGCTGACATTTCAAGTCAAGTCCTACAATGGAGAAGAAAGAGTGACATGGGGCCCTATCCCACACAAAACCTCCTGGCATGGAGGCAAAGCCAG GAACGGCTATCCAGATGCCCAGTATCTCCATGAGGTTTGTACTGTCCTGAAGAAATTGGGCATTGACTGA
- the LOC125684707 gene encoding uncharacterized protein LOC125684707 isoform X3, translating into MVVDYGRLPIGETLLKNLQKGYSSVQFDFDNRSTLCRVKGTFTELQAFSRDLLASLNLKSQPTGESLPSGSSHLAKNTGMYDYQQEPDSAVSASKTVKLPHWDQVCDKAADGPSPRSHVDREAVEQLEDFSLVMDSDIYLYIQRFCASEYQSILRQHHVDVVDVSSNDVTILYLQPSPGTSGDMDTLQQSRLALQHLYQQLEVSLRKEKLSKGGLNNQELRALTQELQELYPQLLCHEDGKQLDIIGNLVDVSQAKQYVQRFSTRSGASQMAGMFSSSPPSQPATSYTTEATLEKPKVPVDTLPLKLSTGKPELKAEHKLAANFSAPKISRSQCLLENQDSPLMGQAQLSGKHFSETRALDPSDPTTLAQPCQPHISTVDVISKSAAESQQDPKEWGHVKGGARLTREKSLSPFGNKEKGTLKHAEDLTDSDPSKHHSLAGTSSIFQSLSLFDTTRTSLDSKPSESRSMLRRSSSFSLPKAKEGNKPQGTGRAASGDNRVSEEMSLNSLQWSYLKYACRSAIDELCRGRVVDISERSTGDCTVLTLKAADRSKLLQAKWKVEDLVQKCPDLVCQSMSYSELAVDGPDDDALCELCSRLQGGSFQVGLSKDKYKLYLACPEDMLPGVTEAFHLFSSRRLHALKSSSLSPEPGRALSAGHPSAVQPSQDTMLDAALPNSLESLQMDLQPLDISNKTVHPEVLNAFQQLEADENRYPSLWRFPQALGREASDHIDPGAVQGRSSLLSPSIMENFSPAAPRESKEQLKTKVMLGEPDIARLKQVLPDRFQFVKDKSRVGHDDAMGQLQSPVLTADDAPHSVPTWLYKSMAPDSFQAAAEQSPAAEPRSQESNSSGRDSIQEEPNLPALQTKDTSLEQESCKTPLSQCDACQDLCITCQTPSGHALCRSCFANQPACCSSSLVAPSCKISGTFKISSLSQSLPGYFRDLTLQITYTIPNGIQGVGHPHPGEPYKGGYFLAFLPDNREGQKTAILLKKAFEEGLTFQVKSYNGEERVTWGPIPHKTSWHGGKARNGYPDAQYLHEVCTVLKKLGID; encoded by the exons ATGGTGGTTGACTATGGTAGGCTTCCTATTGGTGAAACGCTCTTGAAGAACTTGCAGAAGGGCTACAGCAGTGTGCAGTTTGACTTTGACAACAGGAGCACACTTTGCAGAGTCAAGGGAACATTTACTGAGCTGCAGGCCTTCAGCAGAGACCTGCTGGCCAGCCTGAACCTCAAAAGCCAGCCCACTGGAGAGAGCCTGCCTTCAGGATCCAGCCATTTGGCCAAAAACACTGGAATGTATGATTACCAGCAAGAGCCTGACTCTGCTGTATCAGCATCAAAGACAGTAAAGCTGCCACACTGGGACCAAGTGTGTGATAAGGCAGCTGATGGCCCATCACCTCGAAGCCACGTGGATCGGGAAGCTGTGGAACAGCTGGAGGACTTTTCCCTGGTCATGGACTCAGACATTTACTTGTACATACAAAGGTTTTGTGCTTCTGAGTACCAAAGCATACTTCGCCAGCATCATGTAGATGTGGTGGACGTTAGCAGCAATGACGTAACCATACTGTACCTCCAACCATCTCCAGGTACATCTGGGGACATGGACACTTTGCAACAGTCCCGCCTGGCACTACAGCACCTCTACCAGCAGCTGGAAGTGAGCTTGCGCAAAGAGAAGCTCTCCAAGGGAGGACTGAACAACCAGGAACTCAGGGCTCTGACACAGGAACTGCAGGAGCTGTATCCGCAGTTGCTCTGCCATGAAGATGGGAAACAGCTTGACATTATTGGAAATCTTGTTGATGTCTCCCAGGCCAAGCAATATGTTCAACGTTTCAGCACCAGAAGTGGTGCCTCACAGATGGCTGGCATGTTCAGTAGCTCCCCACCCTCACAGCCAGCAACTTCCTACACTACAGAGGCTACACTGGAAAAGCCCAAAGTTCCTGTGGACACCTTGCCTCTAAAGCTGAGCACAGGCAAGCCAGAGCTGAAAGCTGAACACAAGTTGGCTGCCAACTTCAGTGCTCCAAAAATTAGCAGGTCTCAATGCCTTTTGGAAAATCAGGACTCCCCTCTGATGGGGCAGGCACAGCTTTCTGGAAAGCATTTCTCAGAGACACGTGCTCTGGATCCCAGTGACCCAACAACACTGGCACAGCCATGCCAGCCTCATATCTCTACAGTGGATGTCATTTCAAAGTCAGCAGCAGAGTCTCAGCAGGACCCCAAAGAATGGGGCCATGTGAAAGGAGGGGCTAGGCTTACAAGAGagaagagtctgtctccttttggaaacaaagaaaagggcACTTTGAAGCATGCTGAGGACTTGACAGACTCAGATCCCAGCAAACACCATTCCCTTGCTGGCACATCTAGTATCTTTCAGTCTCTAAGTCTCTTTGACACAACAAGAACCTCTTTGGACTCCAAACCCTCTGAATCCAGGTCTATGCTGCGACGCTCCAGCAGCTTTTCCTTGCCAAAGGCAAAGGAAGGCAACAAGCCCCAAGGCACTGGCAGGGCAGCCAGTGGAGACAATAGGGTGAGTGAAGAAATGAGCCTGAACTCTCTGCAGTGGTCTTATCTGAAGTATGCCTGTCGCTCTGCTATTGATGAACTGTGCAGGGGCAGAGTTGTGGACATCTCAGAGCGTTCCACTGGGGactgcactgtgctcacattgAAGGCAGCAGACAGGAGCAagcttctccaagctaaatggAAGGTAGAAGATCTTGTGCAGAAGTGTCCTGACCTTGTGTGTCAGAGTATGAGCTACTCAGAGCTTGCTGTAGATGGGCCAGATGATGATGCTCTCTGCGAACTGTGCAGCCGCTTGCAAGGGGGTTCCTTCCAGGTTGGGCTCAGCAAAGACAAGTACAAGCTCTATCTTGCCTGTCCCGAAGACATGCTGCCAGGAGTGACTGAGGCCTTCCATCTGTTCTCTTCCAGGAGGCTCCATGCCCTGAAGTCTTCATCCTTGTCTCCAGAACCAGGGAGAGCTTTAAGTGCAGGGCACCCAAGTGCTGTCCAGCCAAGCCAGGACACCATGCTGGACGCAGCCCTTCCCAACAGCCTGGAGTCCCTGCAGATGGACCTGCAGCCCCTGGACATTAGCAATAAAACAGTGCACCCAGAGGTTCTAAATGCTTtccagcagctggaggctgaTGAAAACAGATACCCCAGTCTTTGGAGGTTCCCACAAGCACTGGGACGTGAGGCCAGTGACCACATAGatcctggggctgtgcagggaagaAGCAGCCTTCTCAGCCCTAGCATAATGGAAAATTTCAGTCCTGCAGCTCCTAGGGAGTCCAAGGAACAGCTGAAGACCAAAGTGATGCTGGGGGAACCTGACATTGCACGGCTAAAGCAGGTTTTGCCAGACAGGTTCCAGTTTGTGAAAGACAAGAGCAGAGTAGGCCACGATGATGCCATGGGACAACTGCAGTCACCAGTCCTCACAGCTGATGATGCTCCTCACTCCGTGCCCACCTGGCTGTACAAGAGTATGGCTCCTGATTCAttccaggctgcagctgaacaGTCACCTGCAGCTGAGCCCAGGTCCCAGGAAAGTAACAGTTCAGGCAGGGACAGCATTCAGGAGGAGCCCaacctcccagcactgcaaacaAAAGACACCAGCCTTGAACAGGAAAGCTGCAAGACTCCTCTGAGCCAGTGTGATGCTTGCCAGGACTTATGCATCACATGCCAGACCCCCTCTGGTCATGCCTTGTGCAGGTCATGTTTTGCAAACCAGCCAGCTTGCTGCAGTTCCTCCTTGGTTGCCCCCAGCTGCAAGATCTCAGGGACTTTCAAGATATCCTCTTTGTCACAGAGCTTGCCTGGCTACTTCCGAGACCTGACACTCCAAATTACCTACACCATCCCCAATGGCATTCAAGGG gTCGGTCATCCTCATCCAGGAGAGCCTTACAAAGGGGGATATTTCTTAGCGTTCCTGCCTGACAACAGGGAAGGGCAGAAGACAGCAATTCTGctgaagaaagcatttgagGAAGGGCTGACATTTCAAGTCAAGTCCTACAATGGAGAAGAAAGAGTGACATGGGGCCCTATCCCACACAAAACCTCCTGGCATGGAGGCAAAGCCAG GAACGGCTATCCAGATGCCCAGTATCTCCATGAGGTTTGTACTGTCCTGAAGAAATTGGGCATTGACTGA